Proteins from one Chlamydiota bacterium genomic window:
- a CDS encoding putative NTE family protein has translation MQHFKLIFFVLMTFLLGCSSSESTIPQDPQIVVAEPLAPPIKKVKVALILGAGGSRGMAHLGVLEVLEEHGIKVDLIVGCSAGSIVGALYADNPDALAIRNILINVKSKELLDPSLFSALQSPWRPKGPVQGHLLKKFIYDKLSVDDFQDLQIPFIAVATDLLTGKLVLLRSGPIAPAILASCALPPFFTPVHLYGKLLVDGGVIDPIPVSVAREFEPEIVITVDISPELKYQMPTNLISITTRCSYISYIELSHLKAHQADVVISPKLSDSGTFDDSKNWVLYEAGKKAALEQLKEIKKRLK, from the coding sequence ATGCAACATTTTAAACTTATTTTCTTTGTTTTGATGACATTTTTACTTGGATGCTCCTCCAGTGAAAGCACCATCCCTCAAGATCCACAAATCGTCGTGGCAGAACCTCTAGCTCCACCCATAAAAAAAGTAAAAGTCGCACTCATTTTAGGTGCTGGCGGCAGCCGCGGGATGGCTCATTTAGGAGTTTTAGAAGTCTTAGAAGAGCATGGCATCAAGGTTGACTTAATTGTAGGATGTTCTGCTGGATCCATCGTGGGTGCGTTGTATGCAGATAACCCAGATGCTTTAGCGATTCGCAACATTTTGATTAATGTAAAAAGCAAAGAACTCCTAGACCCTTCTCTTTTTTCAGCACTCCAATCTCCATGGAGACCTAAAGGACCTGTTCAAGGACACTTATTAAAAAAGTTTATCTATGACAAACTTAGCGTTGATGATTTCCAAGATTTACAAATCCCTTTTATTGCAGTTGCAACAGATCTATTGACAGGAAAACTTGTCCTACTAAGATCTGGTCCCATTGCTCCTGCTATCTTAGCTTCTTGCGCCCTTCCACCTTTTTTTACTCCTGTGCATTTATATGGAAAATTGCTTGTCGATGGAGGCGTGATTGACCCTATCCCCGTCTCTGTTGCAAGAGAATTTGAGCCAGAGATCGTGATTACTGTCGATATTTCACCCGAATTAAAATACCAAATGCCAACAAATTTAATCTCTATTACGACACGCTGTAGTTATATTTCATACATCGAATTATCTCACCTAAAAGCGCATCAAGCAGATGTGGTGATTTCTCCAAAACTAAGTGATTCTGGTACTTTCGATGATTCAAAAAATTGGGTTTTGTACGAAGCGGGCAAAAAAGCAGCCCTTGAACAACTCAAGGAAATTAAAAAAAGACTAAAATAA